One Gloeobacter morelensis MG652769 DNA window includes the following coding sequences:
- a CDS encoding sucrose-phosphate phosphatase, whose protein sequence is MANLPFLFVSDLDDTLVGSQPEDREALRALNAILAGPEITVVYATGRSPASALTLIAEAELLIPDALVTSVGTAIYYFEDPDRPDHRWWEQLKDGWQTEAIEAVTGLFPELRPQPAEEQGPFKRSYFLDAVHSHRIGELEEQLRKAQLQTRVVYSSFRDLDILPAKGTKGSAVRYLQDRWNFDSRNTVVCGDSGNDQSLFETGNLGIAVGNARSELVAWMAGQPELPIYAAKARCAEGIAEGLRHWQLI, encoded by the coding sequence ATGGCAAACTTGCCCTTTCTGTTCGTCAGCGATCTCGACGATACCCTGGTCGGTTCGCAGCCTGAGGACCGCGAGGCGCTGCGGGCGCTCAACGCGATTCTCGCCGGGCCGGAGATCACCGTGGTCTACGCCACCGGGCGCTCGCCGGCTTCGGCTTTGACCTTGATCGCCGAAGCTGAATTGTTAATTCCTGATGCCCTGGTGACCAGTGTCGGGACAGCTATCTACTATTTTGAAGATCCCGATAGGCCGGATCATCGGTGGTGGGAGCAGCTGAAGGACGGCTGGCAAACGGAGGCCATTGAAGCTGTCACCGGACTTTTCCCCGAACTGCGGCCTCAACCGGCAGAGGAGCAAGGCCCATTCAAGCGCAGTTACTTTCTCGATGCCGTCCACAGCCACCGCATCGGTGAACTCGAAGAACAGTTACGAAAGGCACAATTGCAGACGCGCGTGGTTTACTCCAGCTTCCGCGATCTCGACATCCTGCCTGCTAAGGGTACCAAGGGCTCGGCGGTGCGCTACCTGCAGGATCGCTGGAATTTTGACAGCCGAAATACAGTGGTCTGCGGCGATTCCGGCAACGATCAAAGCCTCTTTGAGACCGGCAACCTGGGGATCGCCGTCGGCAACGCCCGCAGCGAATTGGTCGCGTGGATGGCGGGGCAACCGGAGCTGCCCATCTACGCTGCGAAGGCCCGCTGTGCGGAAGGCATCGCCGAAGGCTTGCGTCACTGGCAGCTCATCTGA
- the rpmB gene encoding 50S ribosomal protein L28 yields MSRKCMLTGKKANNAYSVSFSHRRNKRLQMANLQWKRIWDDQQGCFVRLKLSTKAIKTLEHRSLQALAKEAGLDLSKYVVK; encoded by the coding sequence ATGTCTCGCAAGTGCATGCTCACCGGCAAAAAAGCCAATAACGCCTACAGCGTCTCTTTTTCCCACCGCCGCAACAAGCGCCTGCAGATGGCCAACCTGCAATGGAAGCGAATCTGGGATGACCAGCAGGGTTGCTTCGTGCGCTTGAAGCTTTCGACCAAAGCGATCAAGACCCTTGAGCACCGCAGCCTGCAGGCCTTAGCCAAAGAAGCGGGTCTGGATCTGAGCAAATACGTGGTGAAATAA
- a CDS encoding glycosyltransferase family 4 protein: protein MYGRIALISVNGDPSAVIGAEEAGGQNVYVREVGKHLASLGYQIDMFTRRIDPSQAEVVEEAPNCRTIRLAAGPLEFVKRDNLHSYIPDFVDSLAAYARRHSYDAVHTHYWHSGMVGLALREKLGIPVVHTYHSLGAIKYMNVAEIPASAQLRLSGERRILEQADRIVATSPQEAEHMRTYVSRKGSVDIIPCGVDARHFMETDRAAARRVLGWTEQEKVVLYVGRFDKRKGIETLVRAVAQIEEPVRLVIGGGYTPDRGDGVEFERIRGIVEEVGLTSRTQFTGRIDQADLPNFYTAADVCVVPSHYEPFGLVAIEAMACGTPVIASAVGGLCYSVVNDETGLLVPPRDAEGFAGAIRRVITDAGLRERFSAAGIRRIHDHFTWAGVSRQLGRLYANLAARRTAQRPPKQQSVA, encoded by the coding sequence ATGTACGGACGGATTGCCCTGATCTCTGTAAATGGTGATCCCTCGGCGGTCATCGGCGCAGAGGAAGCAGGTGGACAAAATGTCTATGTTCGCGAAGTCGGCAAGCATCTGGCAAGCCTCGGTTATCAGATAGACATGTTCACGCGTCGCATCGATCCGTCGCAAGCCGAGGTGGTCGAAGAAGCCCCCAACTGCCGCACAATCCGCCTTGCGGCCGGGCCGCTGGAGTTTGTGAAGCGCGACAACTTGCACAGCTATATTCCCGATTTTGTCGACAGCTTAGCAGCCTACGCCCGGCGCCACTCCTACGACGCGGTACATACCCACTACTGGCACTCGGGCATGGTGGGTCTGGCTTTGCGCGAGAAACTGGGTATACCTGTGGTGCACACCTATCACTCTTTGGGCGCCATCAAGTATATGAACGTGGCGGAGATTCCCGCTTCGGCACAGCTGCGGCTGAGCGGCGAGCGCCGCATCCTCGAGCAGGCGGACCGTATCGTGGCCACCAGCCCCCAGGAGGCGGAGCACATGCGCACCTATGTCTCGCGCAAGGGTTCGGTGGATATTATTCCCTGCGGCGTAGATGCTCGTCATTTCATGGAGACCGATCGGGCGGCGGCGCGCCGGGTGCTCGGCTGGACCGAACAGGAGAAGGTGGTACTGTATGTGGGCCGCTTCGATAAACGCAAGGGTATCGAGACCCTGGTGCGTGCAGTGGCGCAGATTGAGGAGCCGGTGCGTCTGGTCATCGGCGGCGGCTATACGCCCGACCGCGGCGACGGTGTAGAGTTCGAGCGCATCCGGGGCATAGTCGAGGAGGTGGGTCTAACCAGTCGGACCCAATTTACGGGCCGTATCGATCAGGCGGATCTACCCAATTTTTATACAGCGGCGGATGTATGCGTGGTGCCGAGCCACTACGAGCCGTTCGGCCTGGTGGCCATCGAAGCGATGGCCTGCGGAACGCCGGTGATTGCCAGTGCGGTGGGTGGCCTGTGCTACAGCGTCGTCAACGACGAGACGGGTTTGCTGGTACCGCCGCGCGATGCCGAAGGCTTTGCCGGGGCCATTCGCCGGGTGATCACCGACGCCGGGTTGCGCGAGCGATTCTCAGCCGCCGGTATTCGCCGCATCCACGACCACTTCACCTGGGCCGGGGTAAGCCGCCAACTGGGACGCCTCTACGCGAACCTGGCCGCCCGTCGGACTGCCCAGCGCCCGCCAAAGCAGCAGTCGGTGGCCTAG